Proteins found in one Miscanthus floridulus cultivar M001 chromosome 4, ASM1932011v1, whole genome shotgun sequence genomic segment:
- the LOC136551228 gene encoding uncharacterized protein isoform X2: protein MAATGGTPSPAKRPRHSDVSSSGGDSDSDSDGDLVSDLREIVCLLRLIKGGANKDGQKICEQIVASVAADIQTMLEETQLKFEEERQNLLKVLSNTSKECESSLNEEYSKFQETYDTFCKEKDAHMQTFRDLFSKVEVEKKKLLEKYEHHRKAETNTLSELDKTFSEKVTHAEQSVRRVKQDDKSFIIFRKSIGSFLECGSDDDFDRDE from the exons ATGGCCGCTACGGGCGGCACTCCGAGCCCCGCTAAGCGGCCCCGCCACTCTGACgtctcctcctccggcggcgactccgattcTGACTCTGACGGGGACCTCGTCAG TGACCTCAGGGAGATCGTGTGCCTGCTGCGGCTTATCAAGGGCGGGGCCAACAAGGACGGGCAGAAGATCTGCGAGCAGATCGTTGCCAG TGTGGCAGCAGACATTCAGACTATGCTAGAAGAAACCCAGCTGAAATTCGAGGAGGAAAG ACAGAATTTGCTAAAAGTACTGTCTAACACTTCCAAAGAG TGTGAGAGTTCACTGAACGAAGAGTACAGCAAGTTTCAGGAAACATATGATACGTTCTGTAAAGAAAAGGATGCTCACATGCAGACTTTCAGAG ACCTGTTCTCAAAAGTTGAAGTTGAGAAGAAGAAATTGCTTGAGAAGTACGAACATCATA GGAAGGCGGAAACCAACACGCTATCGGAACTTGACAAAACATTCTCAGAGAAGGTAACACATGCGGAACAATCTGTCAGACGGGTGAAGCAG GATGACAAGTCATTTATCATCTTTCGCAAGTCTATTGGCTCGTTTCTTGAGTGTGGGTCTGATGATGATTTTGACCGTGATGAGTGA
- the LOC136551228 gene encoding uncharacterized protein isoform X1, giving the protein MAATGGTPSPAKRPRHSDVSSSGGDSDSDSDGDLVSDLREIVCLLRLIKGGANKDGQKICEQIVASVAADIQTMLEETQLKFEEERQNLLKVLSNTSKEQCESSLNEEYSKFQETYDTFCKEKDAHMQTFRDLFSKVEVEKKKLLEKYEHHRKAETNTLSELDKTFSEKVTHAEQSVRRVKQDDKSFIIFRKSIGSFLECGSDDDFDRDE; this is encoded by the exons ATGGCCGCTACGGGCGGCACTCCGAGCCCCGCTAAGCGGCCCCGCCACTCTGACgtctcctcctccggcggcgactccgattcTGACTCTGACGGGGACCTCGTCAG TGACCTCAGGGAGATCGTGTGCCTGCTGCGGCTTATCAAGGGCGGGGCCAACAAGGACGGGCAGAAGATCTGCGAGCAGATCGTTGCCAG TGTGGCAGCAGACATTCAGACTATGCTAGAAGAAACCCAGCTGAAATTCGAGGAGGAAAG ACAGAATTTGCTAAAAGTACTGTCTAACACTTCCAAAGAG CAGTGTGAGAGTTCACTGAACGAAGAGTACAGCAAGTTTCAGGAAACATATGATACGTTCTGTAAAGAAAAGGATGCTCACATGCAGACTTTCAGAG ACCTGTTCTCAAAAGTTGAAGTTGAGAAGAAGAAATTGCTTGAGAAGTACGAACATCATA GGAAGGCGGAAACCAACACGCTATCGGAACTTGACAAAACATTCTCAGAGAAGGTAACACATGCGGAACAATCTGTCAGACGGGTGAAGCAG GATGACAAGTCATTTATCATCTTTCGCAAGTCTATTGGCTCGTTTCTTGAGTGTGGGTCTGATGATGATTTTGACCGTGATGAGTGA